A single window of Stigmatopora nigra isolate UIUO_SnigA chromosome 20, RoL_Snig_1.1, whole genome shotgun sequence DNA harbors:
- the LOC144213265 gene encoding sodium/potassium-transporting ATPase subunit beta-3-like isoform X2 produces MEGCAQSTCFSDGCPACLNKLLHAKLCKHALGAVNCAHAPSKWAGPSPWVLSGALEILEVTALLPYCSHFCQKRETGSRKGVVLGTHAHVTSLWRRCTTSDAIPSRSLSFSVRLPPSSPEHLPLHRHRHLRSIFLDLQHHHPHCHLHPLDWLHVLIMSATKQEERKGSGEWHSFFWNPRTHELMGRTAASWGLILLFYLVFYLFLAGMFTLTMYIMLLTLDDYKPTWQDRLTTPGMMIRPKGNQLELAYSMSDMESYNTFVQNLDSFLTQYDDSQQVQMNDNCPPDQYFIQEDSGDVRNNPKRSCQFNRTMLEECSGVPDRFYGYSQGQPCVLIKLNRVIGMFPGKDGQSPFVTCGSKVGLSVLTRVCPNICLSLCTWRLAPLFLSRTKRVKTS; encoded by the exons ATGGAGGGTTGTGCACAGTCAACTTGCTTCTCAGACGGCTGTCCAGCTTGTCTCAACAAACTTTTGCACGCCAAACTTTGTAAACACGCCTTGGGGGCTGTCAACTGCGCGCATGCGCCCTCTAAGTGGGCGGGACCAAGTCCCTGGGTTCTGAGTGGAGCCCTAGAAATACTTGAGGTCACCGCCCTGCTCCCCTATTG TTCTCATTTCTGCCAGAAGAGGGAGACAGGGAGCAGAAAAGGGGTGGTGCTCGGCACACACGCGCATGTGACGTCACTATGGAGGAGGTGCACCACCAGTGACGCCATCCCAAGCCGTTCCCTGTCGTTCTCGGTCAGACTCCCTCCCTCATCGCCAGAGCATCTTCCTCTCCATCGCCATCGCCATCTTCGGAGCATCTTCCTCGACCTTCAGCATCACCATCCTCATTGTCACCTTCATCCACTCGACTGGTTACACGTCCTCATCATGTCCGCCACTAAGCAGGAGGAGCGCAAAGGCTCGGGAGAGTGGCATTCATTCTTCTGGAACCCCCGCACCCATGAATTGATGGGCCGGACTGCTGCCAGTTGGG GTCTTATCTTGCTTTTCTACCTGGTCTTCTACTTGTTCCTGGCTGGGATGTTTACACTGACCATGTACATCATGCTTTTGACCCTGGATGACTACAAACCCACCTGGCAGGACCGCCTCACTACACCAG GGATGATGATTCGTCCAAAAGGAAATCAACTGGAGCTGGCTTACTCCATGTCTGACATGGAAAGTTACAATACTTTTGTGCAAAATCTGGACTCTTTTCTAACCC AATACGATGACAGCCAGCAGGTTCAGATGAACGACAACTGTCCTCCAGATCAGTACTTCATCCAAGAGGACAGCGGAGAT GTTCGGAATAATCCCAAGCGTTCCTGTCAGTTCAACAGGACCATGTTGGAGGAGTGTTCGGGTGTTCCAGACCGTTTCTACGGGTACAGCCAAGGACAACCCTGTGTACTCATCAAACTTAATCGG GTGATCGGGATGTTTCCTGGCAAGGATGGACAGTCTCCCTTTGTCACTTGTGGATCCAAAGTAGGCCTGTCTGTCCTCACACGTGTCTGTCCAAACATCTGTCTGTCTTTGTGTACATGGCGTCTCGCTCCTCTCTTCCTCAGTCGTACAAAGAGGGTGAAGACGAGTTG A
- the LOC144213265 gene encoding sodium/potassium-transporting ATPase subunit beta-2-like isoform X1 — protein MEGCAQSTCFSDGCPACLNKLLHAKLCKHALGAVNCAHAPSKWAGPSPWVLSGALEILEVTALLPYCSHFCQKRETGSRKGVVLGTHAHVTSLWRRCTTSDAIPSRSLSFSVRLPPSSPEHLPLHRHRHLRSIFLDLQHHHPHCHLHPLDWLHVLIMSATKQEERKGSGEWHSFFWNPRTHELMGRTAASWGLILLFYLVFYLFLAGMFTLTMYIMLLTLDDYKPTWQDRLTTPGMMIRPKGNQLELAYSMSDMESYNTFVQNLDSFLTQYDDSQQVQMNDNCPPDQYFIQEDSGDVRNNPKRSCQFNRTMLEECSGVPDRFYGYSQGQPCVLIKLNRVIGMFPGKDGQSPFVTCGSKKEDGDKMGPLAYYPPNGTFNLMYYPYYGKKAQVNYTQPLVAIKFLNASLETDFEVECKITSNTLSPGSERDKFAGRVSFKLRINK, from the exons ATGGAGGGTTGTGCACAGTCAACTTGCTTCTCAGACGGCTGTCCAGCTTGTCTCAACAAACTTTTGCACGCCAAACTTTGTAAACACGCCTTGGGGGCTGTCAACTGCGCGCATGCGCCCTCTAAGTGGGCGGGACCAAGTCCCTGGGTTCTGAGTGGAGCCCTAGAAATACTTGAGGTCACCGCCCTGCTCCCCTATTG TTCTCATTTCTGCCAGAAGAGGGAGACAGGGAGCAGAAAAGGGGTGGTGCTCGGCACACACGCGCATGTGACGTCACTATGGAGGAGGTGCACCACCAGTGACGCCATCCCAAGCCGTTCCCTGTCGTTCTCGGTCAGACTCCCTCCCTCATCGCCAGAGCATCTTCCTCTCCATCGCCATCGCCATCTTCGGAGCATCTTCCTCGACCTTCAGCATCACCATCCTCATTGTCACCTTCATCCACTCGACTGGTTACACGTCCTCATCATGTCCGCCACTAAGCAGGAGGAGCGCAAAGGCTCGGGAGAGTGGCATTCATTCTTCTGGAACCCCCGCACCCATGAATTGATGGGCCGGACTGCTGCCAGTTGGG GTCTTATCTTGCTTTTCTACCTGGTCTTCTACTTGTTCCTGGCTGGGATGTTTACACTGACCATGTACATCATGCTTTTGACCCTGGATGACTACAAACCCACCTGGCAGGACCGCCTCACTACACCAG GGATGATGATTCGTCCAAAAGGAAATCAACTGGAGCTGGCTTACTCCATGTCTGACATGGAAAGTTACAATACTTTTGTGCAAAATCTGGACTCTTTTCTAACCC AATACGATGACAGCCAGCAGGTTCAGATGAACGACAACTGTCCTCCAGATCAGTACTTCATCCAAGAGGACAGCGGAGAT GTTCGGAATAATCCCAAGCGTTCCTGTCAGTTCAACAGGACCATGTTGGAGGAGTGTTCGGGTGTTCCAGACCGTTTCTACGGGTACAGCCAAGGACAACCCTGTGTACTCATCAAACTTAATCGG GTGATCGGGATGTTTCCTGGCAAGGATGGACAGTCTCCCTTTGTCACTTGTGGATCCAAA AAAGAGGACGGCGATAAGATGGGACCTCTAGCCTACTACCCTCCAAATGGAACCTTCAACCTCATGTACTACCCTTATTATGGCAAAAAAGCTCAG GTGAACTACACTCAGCCTCTGGTGGCCATCAAGTTCTTGAACGCCTCCCTGGAAACCGACTTTGAGGTAGAGTGCAAAATCACCTCCAACACGTTGTCCCCCGGTAGCGAACGGGACAAATTTGCCGGCCGGGTGTCCTTCAAACTACGAATCAACAAGTAG